Proteins from a single region of Candidatus Rokuibacteriota bacterium:
- a CDS encoding DoxX family membrane protein: protein MSAAAGSDGRERAGWRGAVAPLWPLGLARILYGLLWWQQSRWKVPSDDFGRRSGGGLWYWVQQEIQYPTVTAYRDFLVTVMIPNWTVFGWLTLITETFIGVTLILGLATRLGALVALGMAANITVGILGVPHEWGWTYAMLIMLAALFLLTGAGRSLGVDALLAPRLERAAAGGNRLAALLRWLV, encoded by the coding sequence ATGAGTGCGGCGGCGGGCAGCGACGGGCGGGAGCGCGCGGGATGGCGGGGCGCGGTGGCGCCGCTCTGGCCGCTCGGGCTGGCGCGGATCCTCTACGGCCTCCTCTGGTGGCAGCAGTCCCGGTGGAAGGTGCCGTCGGACGACTTCGGCAGGAGATCGGGCGGGGGGCTCTGGTACTGGGTGCAGCAGGAGATCCAGTACCCCACCGTGACCGCCTACCGGGACTTCCTCGTCACCGTGATGATCCCGAACTGGACGGTGTTCGGCTGGCTGACGCTCATTACCGAGACGTTCATCGGCGTGACGCTCATTCTCGGCCTGGCCACGCGCCTCGGCGCGCTCGTCGCCCTCGGCATGGCCGCCAACATCACCGTCGGCATCCTCGGCGTGCCTCACGAGTGGGGCTGGACCTACGCCATGCTCATCATGTTGGCGGCGCTGTTCCTCCTGACCGGGGCCGGGCGGAGCCTCGGGGTCGACGCCCTCCTCGCCCCGCGGCTGGAGCGGGCGGCGGCCGGCGGGAACCGGCTCGCCGCGCTCCTGCGGTGGCTCGTCTGA
- a CDS encoding glycosyltransferase family 2 protein, with translation MTPSQVTVVIPALDEAAVIGELVRRVPPEAASEIIVVDNGSRDGTGTVAARAGARVVVELRHGYGAACWAGIGALGPGTEVVAFLDGDGSQRPEELPAVLAPLARGEADLVLGARRLSGGHPRHASLGTRLVARYIAWKFGVRVTDLGPLRAIRADLLRRLGMRDRAFGWPVEMVVKAAALGGRIVEVPVSHAPRLAGRSKVSGTLVGSVRAGYGFIRAALRAAADVRP, from the coding sequence CTGACGCCGTCGCAGGTCACCGTCGTGATCCCGGCCCTCGACGAGGCCGCGGTGATCGGCGAGCTGGTGCGCCGCGTGCCCCCGGAGGCCGCCTCCGAGATCATCGTGGTGGACAATGGCTCCCGCGACGGCACCGGGACGGTGGCCGCCCGCGCGGGCGCGCGGGTGGTGGTGGAGCTGCGCCATGGCTACGGCGCCGCTTGCTGGGCCGGCATCGGCGCGCTCGGGCCTGGCACGGAGGTGGTGGCCTTCCTCGACGGAGATGGCAGCCAGCGCCCCGAGGAGTTGCCGGCGGTCCTCGCGCCGCTTGCCCGGGGCGAGGCAGACCTCGTCCTGGGCGCGCGCCGGCTCTCCGGCGGGCACCCGCGGCATGCCTCCCTGGGCACGCGCCTCGTGGCACGCTACATCGCCTGGAAGTTCGGCGTGCGCGTCACCGATCTCGGGCCGTTGCGCGCGATCCGAGCGGATCTGCTCCGCCGCCTGGGGATGCGGGACCGGGCCTTCGGCTGGCCGGTGGAGATGGTCGTGAAGGCCGCCGCCCTCGGCGGGCGGATCGTGGAGGTGCCGGTGTCACATGCCCCCCGGCTGGCGGGGCGCTCGAAGGTGTCGGGGACGCTCGTCGGCAGCGTGCGCGCTGGCTACGGCTT